From one Paeniglutamicibacter psychrophenolicus genomic stretch:
- a CDS encoding helix-turn-helix transcriptional regulator, with protein MENFRDLARRAQESWSEVDHKVYESASTDFKEDVDAQIAFGRQLATLRSERHWSQAHVAELTGLQQSEISRIERGAANPTIATATKMAKAFGKELKLA; from the coding sequence ATGGAAAATTTTCGAGACCTCGCGCGTAGAGCTCAAGAATCCTGGTCCGAGGTCGACCATAAGGTCTACGAGAGCGCTTCCACGGACTTCAAGGAAGATGTAGACGCTCAGATTGCTTTCGGCAGGCAACTCGCGACATTGCGCAGTGAAAGGCATTGGAGCCAAGCGCACGTTGCCGAACTGACGGGATTGCAGCAATCTGAGATCAGTCGAATCGAACGGGGCGCGGCGAATCCGACCATTGCCACTGCAACCAAAATGGCGAAGGCCTTCGGCAAGGAACTCAAGCTCGCCTAG